In the Pseudomonadota bacterium genome, TCGAGCAGCTTGCGGTTGCCCTCGCGGCACGGCGTGCACTGCCCGCAGCTCTCCTCCACGAAGAACTCGAGGAAGTTCTCCGCCACTTCCAGCATGTCGCGGTCCCTCCCGAAGACGATGATCGAGCCGCCGGTGGAAATGTCCTCGTAGGCGATTTTGCGCTTGAACTCGGACGCGCCGAGGCAGCGGCCGGACGCGCCTCCCACCTGAACGGCCTTGGCGTCCTGCGCCCCGACCTCCTTGAGCAGCTCCTCCACCGTCACGCCCATCGGGAACTCGTAGATGCCGGGCCTCGCGCAGTCGCCGGAGACGCTGAGTATCTTGGGGCCGGCCGATTTGTCGGTGCCGCTCTTCTTGAACCACGCGGCGCCGTTGGCCATGATGAGCGCGGCCCACGCCAGCGTCTCGACGTTGTTGACGGTCGTGGGGCAGCCCAGATATCCGGTGTCCACCGGGAAGGGAGGGCGGTTGCGCGGCTCGCCGCGCTGCCCCTCCAGCGACTCGATCAGCGCCGTCTCCTCGCCGCATACGTAGGCCCCGGCCCCCATGCGGATCTCGATGTCGAAATCGAAGCCCTTCGTCCTGAGTATGGCGTCGCCGAGGAGGTTGTTCCTGCGCCTTTCGGCGAGGACCTCCTCCAGGCCCTTCCTGAGGAAGGAGTACTCGCCGCGGAGGTAGAGTATGCCCCTCTTCGCCCCGATGGCGCGGCCCGCTATAGTCATGCCCTCGAATACGAGCCCCGGGCATTCGCTCAGGATCACCCTGTCCTTGAAGGTTCCCGGCTCGCCCTCGTCGGCGTTGCAGACCACGTATTTGTTCTGGCAGGGAGGCTTGGCCGTGAATTTCCACTTGAGGCCGGTCGGGAACCCGGCGCCACCCCTGCCCTTCAGGTTCGAATCGCTGATCTCAGAGATTATCTCCTCAGGCTTCCTGGAAGCCGCGGCCCTGAGGCCCTCGTCGGGCTTGGCCTTCTTGAACGTCACGAGACCTGCGTAAGAGGCGCTCATATCAGCTGCTCCTCCTTTCTCTGCTGGGCGTGGAGCCCGAACTGGCCGCGGCACTCCTCTACAACATGCTGGACCATCTCGGGCGTGACCCTGGTGTAGGCCTTGTCGTTGACCAGCATGGCAGGGCCCTCGTCGCACAGGCCGAGGCAGTTTGCGTACTCCAGCGTGAAGAAGCCGTCGGGCGTCGTCTCGCCGAACTTGATGCCCAGGTCGGTCTCCAGCTGGCGAGCCACCCTGTCCTTGCCGCGCATGTCGCAGGAGATCGTGCGGCAGAGCCTGATGATGAATCGGCCCTTGGGCTCGGTGCCCAGGAAGCTGTAGAACGAGACCACCCCCATCACCTCCACAGGGTGGATATTGAGCATGTCCGCCACCACCTGCATCGCGTACGGCGTGATCCGCGAATGCCTCCTCTGGATCTCCTGTAGCATCGGCATGAGGGCGCTGCGCCCGCCGCCGTGCCTGGCCGCGATCGGCGCCAGATGTTCCTTCAACCTCTCATTGGCTGTGACGAGCATCTGTGGAACCTCCTTTGAATGTCTTGCTGCGTTGGGG is a window encoding:
- a CDS encoding dehydrogenase; protein product: MSASYAGLVTFKKAKPDEGLRAAASRKPEEIISEISDSNLKGRGGAGFPTGLKWKFTAKPPCQNKYVVCNADEGEPGTFKDRVILSECPGLVFEGMTIAGRAIGAKRGILYLRGEYSFLRKGLEEVLAERRRNNLLGDAILRTKGFDFDIEIRMGAGAYVCGEETALIESLEGQRGEPRNRPPFPVDTGYLGCPTTVNNVETLAWAALIMANGAAWFKKSGTDKSAGPKILSVSGDCARPGIYEFPMGVTVEELLKEVGAQDAKAVQVGGASGRCLGASEFKRKIAYEDISTGGSIIVFGRDRDMLEVAENFLEFFVEESCGQCTPCREGNRKLLEGVRLLKEGRCSMRYLKELMSLGETMQLASKCGLGQSSPNAFISIIENFRDEIMGRTS
- a CDS encoding NAD(P)H-dependent oxidoreductase subunit E, which gives rise to MLVTANERLKEHLAPIAARHGGGRSALMPMLQEIQRRHSRITPYAMQVVADMLNIHPVEVMGVVSFYSFLGTEPKGRFIIRLCRTISCDMRGKDRVARQLETDLGIKFGETTPDGFFTLEYANCLGLCDEGPAMLVNDKAYTRVTPEMVQHVVEECRGQFGLHAQQRKEEQLI